The Streptomyces bacillaris sequence GGGTCGCGCCGCCCGGCGTTCACCAGGACCGGGGCCGGGACGGCCGGCGCGCTCGCGGTCCGGCGTACGGATTCCAGTACGGCGGCGGCGAAGGGCAGCGACTCGTGCACCGGCCCGTAGCCGAGGCCGAAAAGCACCGCCGCGGGATCCTGGTCCGCCGCGACCCCGACCTCGGCACCCTCCCGGGGCAGCAGGCGGAGGTGGCCGTCCAGGGCCTCGGGGGAGCGCCACTCGATTCCGGCCAGTTCGCTCACCCGGTACGTCTGGTCCCCGGCCTTCCACTTCGCGCTGGAGGCCCCCGTCCAGAACCACCGGAAGGAGACCCGCTCCCCGTCGAAACCGGCCCGCCCGTCGTAGGCCTTGAACTGCATCGGCGCCTCGGGCGCGGCGACCAGGAAACGGTCGGCGGGCTCGTCGGACGCGGGGCCCAGACAGGACTGCAACTCGTCCGCGTAGTACTCCGCGAGCAGCTCCCGCTCGGCCGGAAGCACCAGGCGGTAGGGGTCGCACCCCTCCTTGAGTTGTCCCGCGGCAGCCTCCAGGAGCGGGTCGGCACCCGGTCTCGGGACCGCACGCAGCACCACCGTGTCCCGCTTGCCCGGGGTCAGCGTCACCGACGACAGCGCAGCATGCGGGATGCGGCGCTCCCGCAGGCTCTGCAAGAGCTTCGGCGTGCGAATACCCCGTTCGAAGCGGATGAGCACGGAGTCGGCGTCGAACTCCCAGGTGGCATGAATTCCGGCCAGCACATCACCCATGTGCCTCATCGTATGCGGCACAGGCGCGCACGTCCCCCCTCGGCGTAAGTCCCAATTAATCGGCTTGTCACGCAGCTCTACGCGCGTCAGGTCTCCCGTTCACCGGAAATACCACTGCGGCATGCGCCATCGGCGGTTGCACAGCGGACCGATCCATATGCGCCGACCCCGATCGCGGCGAGGTTGCCGAGGCTCTCGGTGCCGGGTTCGAAGTAGCCGCTGTGCCCGGAGGCCCCGGCCGCCGAGACCAGCCGGGCGCCGAAGGCCGGGTCGACCGGGTCGGCGCCGTGGCCGATCCCGCCGAACTCCAGGTGCGGCACGTCCTCGATCCAGTCGTCCCGGTCCCGCATCGCCCAGATCCGGGCGTCGGTGTCCAGCCGGGCGGCGCTCTCGGCCCGCATCCCGGGGGACCCGGCGACCGCGATGTCGGCCACCCGGCGGGGGGCCTCGTCGGCGGCCACCCCGCAGACCACCGAGCCGTAGCTGTGGCAGAACAGGGAGACCGTGGACGTGCCGGGCAACGCCCCCACCAGGGCGTTCAGCCGTACGGCACCCTCCGCCGCGAGCCCGCCGAGCATCGCGTCCATGCCGAGTCCGGCGGGGGCGGTGTAGTCGGCCCAGGCGATGACGGCGGTACGGGTCCCGGGGGCGGCCGCGCGCTCCGCCCCGTACAGGGACTTCGCCATGCCGACGGGCGCGGAGTTGACGCGGCGGGTCCGCTCCAGGGTCAGCAGCTCGGTGTCGACGCCCGGGACGACCACGGAGACCCGCGAGGCCCGGTCCAGGTCGCCGAAGACCTCGGCGGCGCGGCCCCGGCCCGCCGGGTCGAAGGCCAGGATCTGGCGGTCCTTCGCGAGCATCGACCGGAAGCGGTGCATCCGCCGGGCCGCCTCGTCGCGGCCGAGCGCGGTGAGCCCCTCGTCGTACGTACGCCGCTGCTCCACGGCCGCCGCGCGCTTCAGGGCCAGCCGGTTGGCGTGGTAGCGCAGGGCGACCGGGGCGCCGTTCAGATTCCCCACGATCGAGGGATGCCGGTCCGCGAGCGCGAGCCGCTGCCCCGAGGTGAGCGTGGCGAAGAAGTGGGCCATCCGATAGGCCGGAGCCCCGACCTCCGGCAGCGCACGGCCCACGGTCCGGTCCCGCGCCCAGGAGGCGAGGGCGAGCTCCCGCTCCCCCTCCGCGTGGCGGTCCTGTACGGCGGACCAGCCCGTGGTCGCCAGCATCACGAACACGACGGCCACGGCGATCAGCGCACGCCAGGCGGTCAGGCTGGGGGAGGAGTCGAAAGAAGTCACTGCGCCACACCCTAGGAGACGGGCACGGGCGGCCGTGATTCAGGTGAGACACATCACCCGGCTGCGGGCACGTCACCCGGTCGCGGACCGGCACCGGGCCTGCCACCCGGTCGCGGGCGCGTCACCCGTCCGCGGGTCCGGTCACCCGGCTGTGTGTACGTCACCCGCCTGCGGCACGTCACCCTCCGGGCCCTCCGGCCGGCGCCACTCGCCCGCCAGGGCCGGGACCAACTGGTCCAGGTACTCCTCGGTGAGGTCGCGCAGCGCCTCCACGCTCGAATCGTGGCCCTGGCCCCACAGCTGCCCGGTCACCCGCATCACCCCGGAGAACGCGGCGACGGCGACCCGGGGGCGCGGATCCCGCTCCACGTCGAGCCCCTCGCGCTCCGCGATCAGCCGGGCGATCTGGTTCTCCAGGGCGATCCCGCGCCGCATATGGGCGGCCAGCAGGGAGGGCGTCGACTCGATCATCTGGTACGTCCGCATGTGCAGCTCCACCGTGATGACCTCCTCGATCGCCTCGCCGATGCTGTTCCAGGCGCAGAGCACCGCCCGGCGCATGGCCTCGAAGGGGGCCTCGCGGGCGGGCCGGCGGCGCAGCTCCGCGATGAAGCGGGACTCCACCATCTCCTGCACGGCGAAGGTCACCTCCTCCTTGCTCGCGAAGTAGCGGAAGAAGGTGCGCTGGGAGACGTCGACCGCCTCGACGATCTCGTCGACGGTGGTCCGCTCGTACCCCTGGGTGGTGAAGAGTTCGAGGGCGGCCCGCAGCAGGGCGTCACGGGTGCGCTGCTTCTTGCGCTCACGCAGTCCGGGCCGGGTCACGGCGCTCTGCCCGTGGGTCACGTACGAGTCCTCTTTCCGCTTGTTTGTCCAGGTCAGCTTACCTGTGAGCTACGCGACAGTTACTGACTAGTGAATGCGTTTGTCAACTGTCAGTAGCTGTCACTAGTCTCCGCGTATGACTAGTCAGACCACCGTCGAGAAGGCGCCGCGGGAGCCCGGGAACGGCCCCGCACCCGCCGCGGCCAAGGGGCTTCGCGGCCACCCCTGGCTGACCCTGTTCGCCGTCGCCATCGGCGTGATGATGGTCGCGCTCGACGGCACGATCGTCGCCATCGCGAACCCCGCGATCCAGAAGGACCTCGGCGCCACGCTCGCCGACGTCCAGTGGATCACCAACGGCTATCTGCTCGCCCTCGCCGTCGCGCTGATCACCGCGGGCAAGCTCGGTGACCGCTTCGGCCACCGGCAGACCTTCCTGATCGGCATCGCGGGCTTCGCGCTCTCGTCCGCGGCGATCGGTCTCTCCGGCGAGATCGCGCTGGTCATCCTCTTCCGTGTGTTCCAGGGACTCTTCGGCGCCCTGCTGATGCCCGCCGCGCTCGGTCTGCTGCGCGCCACCTTCCCCGCCGAGAAGCTGAACATGGCCATCGGCATCTGGGGCATGGTCATCGGTGCGTCCACCGCGGGCGGCCCCATCGTCGGCGGTCTGCTCGTCGAGCACGTCAGCTGGCAGTCGGTCTTCTTCATCAACGTGCCGGTCGGCATCGTCGCGCTCGTCTTCGGCCTGGTGATCCTCAAGGACCACCGCGCCGCCAACGCGCCGCGCTCCTTCGACATCTTCGGCATCCTGCTGCTCTCCGGCGCGATGTTCTCCCTCATCTGGGGCATCATCAAGGCCGGTGAGTCCTGGGGCTGGGGCGGCGTCTGGACGTGGGTCTTCCTCGGCCTCGCGCTCGCGCTCTTCCTCGCCTTCGGCGTCTGGCAGACGCAGGTGCGCGAGCCGCTCGTCCCGCTGGCGATGTTCCGCTCCGTCCCGTTGACGGCCGGCACCATCCTCATGGTGCTGATGGCGTTCGCCTTCATGGGCGGCCTCTTCTTCGTGACGTTCTTCCTCCAGGGCGTCCACGGCCTCAGCCCGGTCGACAGCGGACTGCACCTGCTCCCGCTGACCGCCATGATGATCGTCTCCTCGCCGGTCGCCGGTCTGCTCATCACCAAGTTCGGCCCCCGCGTCCCGCTGGTCGGCGGCATGGTCTGCACGGCCGTCGCCATGTTCGGCATGACGACGCTCAGCGAGTCCACCGGCACCTTCGCCATGTCCCTCTGGTTCGCCCTGCTCGGCTGCGGCCTCGCCCCGGTCATGGTCGGGGCCACCGAGGTCATCGTCGGCAACGCGCCCCTGGAGCTGTCCGGTGTGGCCGGTGGCCTCCAGCAGGCCGCCATGCAGGTCGGCGGCGCGCTCGGCACCGCCGTGCTCGGCGCGGTCATGTCCTCCAAGGTCAGCTCCGACTTCGCCGGCAACTGGTCGGACGCGGGCCTGCCCGGCACGCCCGACCCGGCTCTGGAGAAGGCCGCCGAGTTCGGCATGGTCCCGGTCGACGCGCTCTCCCAGGCACCCGGCATGACGCCGGAGGTCGTCGGCGCGATCGGCAAGGTCATCCACGACACGTTCACGTCCGGCATGGGCCTCGCCTTCACCGTCGCGGGCGTCGTCGCCGTCATCGCCGCCGGTGTCGCCACGTTGACGAAGCGCGGCGAGAACGCCGAGGCGGGCGCCGGAGTGGGCCACATCTAGGAACCACCCCCAGGAAGTGGACCGGATGCGGGGGCCAACCCCCGTACGCCGTCAACACAGCGCACACGACAGCCCCGCCGAACCCTTTCGGCGGGGCTGTCGCCTATCAGGGTGGCGTGGGCCGTCCGCTCTTCCCCGGACCCCGCCGGGCTGGTCAGGGTGGTCAGGACAGCGCAGCCGCCGACGACCGGCGGCGCGCACACGACCACGGGGGTTGATCCACCATGCGCACGATCCGTACCGACCGCACGCCCAGCACCAGCGGCACAGCCCGCACGTCCCACACCTCTCGCACGTCCCGTACCAGCCGCACAGCCCGTACGTCCCGCGCCTCCCGTACGACCGCTCTCGCCGCGGGCCTGGCCGTCACGGCACTCACCGCGCTCGTCCCGCAGGCGCTCGCCCAGGACCGCTCCGTGGCGAGCGGCACGCACCCGGCCCCGGACACCCGGCTCGGCACCTGCGAGGCGGGGAGGCTCTGCCTCTGGAAGAAGCCCGACTTCGCCGGCGCCCGGCAGACGTACGAACTCGCCACCGTAGACATCGAGAGCTGCACCCCGCTCCCCAAGGGCGGCGACGCCCAGTCCCTCGCCAACCGCACCGGGCGGCCCGTCACCACCTACCAGTCGGCCGAGTGCCAGGAGACGGGCGAGTTCGAGACGTACCCGGGCGGCGGGACCTGGGTGCCCCGCTCCCCGTACCAGGTGAGGGCGTTCAAGATCTGGGAGAACTAGGCCCTCTCGTCCGGACCGGGACGGGGACCGGGCCGGGAATCGGACGGGACCAGGGTGTGCGGTGCCCGGAACACGCCGAGGGGCGGCGGCGCACCCGCGCCACCGCCCCTCGGGCCCGTACAGCAGCTCTACGGCTACGCGTCGCCGCCCGCCGCTCCCGGATCGGCCGCGGCCACATCCAGGAGGTCGTAACGGTCCAGCGCCGTCTTCAGGGCCGACCGGTCGATCTTGCCCTCCTTCGCCAGCTCCGTGAGCACCGCGAGGACGATCGACTGGGCGTCGATGTGGAAGAACCGGCGCGCCGCACCCCGCGTGTCCGCGAAGCCGAAGCCGTCGGCGCCCAGCGACTGGTACGTCCCCGGCACCCAGCGCGCGATCTGGTCCGGCACCGAACGCATCCAGTCCGAGACCGCCACGAACGGGCCCTCGGCCCCGTCCAGCTTGCGCGTCACATACGGAACGCGCTGCTCCTCCTCCGGGTGGAGCAGGTTGTACCGCTCCACCTCCACGGCCTCGCGCCGCAGCTCGTTCCAGGAGGTGGCCGACCAGATGTCCGCCTTGACGTTCCACTCCTCGGCGAGGATCTTCTGCGCCTCGACGGCCCACGGGACAGCCACACCGGACGCGAGGATCTGCGCCGGGATCTCGCCCGCCTCGCCCCGCTTGAACCGGTAGACACCCTTGAGGATGCCCTCCACGTCCACGTTCTCCGGCTCGGCCGGGTGCTGGATCGGCTCGTTGTAGACGGTGAGGTAGTAGAAGACGTCCTCGTTGGCCTCGCCGTACATCCGGCGCAGCCCGTCCTGCATGATGTGCGCGATCTCGTACCCGAAGGCCGGGTCGTAGGAGACACAGGCCGGGTTGGTCGAGGCGAGCAGCTGCGAGTGGCCGTCCGCGTGCTGGAGGCCCTCACCGGTCAGGGTCGTACGCCCGGCGGTCGCGCCCAGCACGAAACCGCGCGAGAGCTGGTCGGCCATCTGCCAGAACTGGTCACCGGTGCGCTGGAACCCGAACATCGAGTAGAAGACGTACACCGGGATCAGCGGCTCGCCGTGCGTCGCGTACGCCGAACCGGCGGCGATCAGCGAGGCCGTACAGCCCGCCTCGGAGATGCCGTCGTGCAGCATCTGACCGGTCGGGGACTCCTTGTACGCGAGCAGCAGATCGCGGTCGACCGCCTCGTACTGCTGGCCCAGCGGATTGTAGATCTTCGCGCTCGGGAAGAACGCGTCCATGCCGAACGTGCGGTACTCGTCGGGGGCGATCAGCACGAAACGCTTACCGATCTCCTTGTCCCGCATGAGGTCCTTCAGGATGCGGACGAACGCCATGGTCGTGGCGATCGACTGCGAACCCGAACCCTTCTTCGCAGCCGCGTACGTCTTCTCCTCGGGCTGCGGGAGGGGCTTCGCACGCACCACCCGGGTCGGCACATAGCCGCCCAGACTGTTGCGGCGGTCGTGCATGTACTGGATCTCCTCCGAGTCGCGGCCCGGGTGGTAGTAGGGCGGGTAGCCCTCGTCCAGCTGCTTGTCGGTGATCGGGATGTGCAGCCGGTCCCGGAACCGCTTGAGGTCCTCGACCGTGAGCTTCTTCATCTGGTGGGTCGCGTTGCGGCCCTCGAAGTTCGGCCCCAGCGTCCAGCCCTTGACCGTCTGCGCCAGGATCACGGTCGGCTGGCCCTTGTGGGCCTTGGCCGCCGCGTAGGCCGCGTACACCTTGCGGTGGTCGTGACCGCCGCGCCCCAGGTGCAGGATCTGCTGGTCGGTCATGTCCTTGACCATGTCCCGCAGCCGCGGGTCGTCACCGAAGAAGTGCTCACGGATGTACGCACCGGTCTCGGTGGCGTACGTCTGGAACTGGCCGTCCGGCGTGGTGTTCAGCTTGTTGACCAGAATGCCCGTGCGGTCCTGCGCCAGCAGCGGGTCCCAGGAGCGGTCCCAGACCAGCTTGATGACGTTCCAGCCGGCGCCCCGGAACTGCGACTCCAGCTCCTGGATGATCTTCCCGTTGCCGCGCACCGGGCCGTCGAGCC is a genomic window containing:
- a CDS encoding DUF4429 domain-containing protein is translated as MGDVLAGIHATWEFDADSVLIRFERGIRTPKLLQSLRERRIPHAALSSVTLTPGKRDTVVLRAVPRPGADPLLEAAAGQLKEGCDPYRLVLPAERELLAEYYADELQSCLGPASDEPADRFLVAAPEAPMQFKAYDGRAGFDGERVSFRWFWTGASSAKWKAGDQTYRVSELAGIEWRSPEALDGHLRLLPREGAEVGVAADQDPAAVLFGLGYGPVHESLPFAAAVLESVRRTASAPAVPAPVLVNAGRRDPADIAERIHHLGELHQAGLVTDDEYSAKKAELLAEL
- a CDS encoding alpha/beta hydrolase, which codes for MTSFDSSPSLTAWRALIAVAVVFVMLATTGWSAVQDRHAEGERELALASWARDRTVGRALPEVGAPAYRMAHFFATLTSGQRLALADRHPSIVGNLNGAPVALRYHANRLALKRAAAVEQRRTYDEGLTALGRDEAARRMHRFRSMLAKDRQILAFDPAGRGRAAEVFGDLDRASRVSVVVPGVDTELLTLERTRRVNSAPVGMAKSLYGAERAAAPGTRTAVIAWADYTAPAGLGMDAMLGGLAAEGAVRLNALVGALPGTSTVSLFCHSYGSVVCGVAADEAPRRVADIAVAGSPGMRAESAARLDTDARIWAMRDRDDWIEDVPHLEFGGIGHGADPVDPAFGARLVSAAGASGHSGYFEPGTESLGNLAAIGVGAYGSVRCATADGACRSGISGERET
- a CDS encoding TetR family transcriptional regulator, which encodes MTHGQSAVTRPGLRERKKQRTRDALLRAALELFTTQGYERTTVDEIVEAVDVSQRTFFRYFASKEEVTFAVQEMVESRFIAELRRRPAREAPFEAMRRAVLCAWNSIGEAIEEVITVELHMRTYQMIESTPSLLAAHMRRGIALENQIARLIAEREGLDVERDPRPRVAVAAFSGVMRVTGQLWGQGHDSSVEALRDLTEEYLDQLVPALAGEWRRPEGPEGDVPQAGDVHTAG
- a CDS encoding MFS transporter; the protein is MTSQTTVEKAPREPGNGPAPAAAKGLRGHPWLTLFAVAIGVMMVALDGTIVAIANPAIQKDLGATLADVQWITNGYLLALAVALITAGKLGDRFGHRQTFLIGIAGFALSSAAIGLSGEIALVILFRVFQGLFGALLMPAALGLLRATFPAEKLNMAIGIWGMVIGASTAGGPIVGGLLVEHVSWQSVFFINVPVGIVALVFGLVILKDHRAANAPRSFDIFGILLLSGAMFSLIWGIIKAGESWGWGGVWTWVFLGLALALFLAFGVWQTQVREPLVPLAMFRSVPLTAGTILMVLMAFAFMGGLFFVTFFLQGVHGLSPVDSGLHLLPLTAMMIVSSPVAGLLITKFGPRVPLVGGMVCTAVAMFGMTTLSESTGTFAMSLWFALLGCGLAPVMVGATEVIVGNAPLELSGVAGGLQQAAMQVGGALGTAVLGAVMSSKVSSDFAGNWSDAGLPGTPDPALEKAAEFGMVPVDALSQAPGMTPEVVGAIGKVIHDTFTSGMGLAFTVAGVVAVIAAGVATLTKRGENAEAGAGVGHI
- a CDS encoding peptidase inhibitor family I36 protein, with the translated sequence MRTIRTDRTPSTSGTARTSHTSRTSRTSRTARTSRASRTTALAAGLAVTALTALVPQALAQDRSVASGTHPAPDTRLGTCEAGRLCLWKKPDFAGARQTYELATVDIESCTPLPKGGDAQSLANRTGRPVTTYQSAECQETGEFETYPGGGTWVPRSPYQVRAFKIWEN
- the aceE gene encoding pyruvate dehydrogenase (acetyl-transferring), homodimeric type, with the protein product MASGSDRNPIIIGGLPSQVPDFDPEETQEWLDSLDAAVDERGRERARYLMLRLIERAREKRVAVPEMRSTDYVNTIATKDEPFFPGDEEIERKVLNATRWNAAVMVSRAQRPGIGVGGHIATFASSASLYDVGFNHFFRGKDQGDGGDQIFFQGHASPGIYARAFLLDRLSEAQLDAFRQEKSKAPNGLSSYPHPRLMPDFWEFPTVSMGLGPLGAIYQARMNRYMEARGIADTSKSHVWAYLGDGEMDEPESLGQLSIAAREGLDNLTFVVNCNLQRLDGPVRGNGKIIQELESQFRGAGWNVIKLVWDRSWDPLLAQDRTGILVNKLNTTPDGQFQTYATETGAYIREHFFGDDPRLRDMVKDMTDQQILHLGRGGHDHRKVYAAYAAAKAHKGQPTVILAQTVKGWTLGPNFEGRNATHQMKKLTVEDLKRFRDRLHIPITDKQLDEGYPPYYHPGRDSEEIQYMHDRRNSLGGYVPTRVVRAKPLPQPEEKTYAAAKKGSGSQSIATTMAFVRILKDLMRDKEIGKRFVLIAPDEYRTFGMDAFFPSAKIYNPLGQQYEAVDRDLLLAYKESPTGQMLHDGISEAGCTASLIAAGSAYATHGEPLIPVYVFYSMFGFQRTGDQFWQMADQLSRGFVLGATAGRTTLTGEGLQHADGHSQLLASTNPACVSYDPAFGYEIAHIMQDGLRRMYGEANEDVFYYLTVYNEPIQHPAEPENVDVEGILKGVYRFKRGEAGEIPAQILASGVAVPWAVEAQKILAEEWNVKADIWSATSWNELRREAVEVERYNLLHPEEEQRVPYVTRKLDGAEGPFVAVSDWMRSVPDQIARWVPGTYQSLGADGFGFADTRGAARRFFHIDAQSIVLAVLTELAKEGKIDRSALKTALDRYDLLDVAAADPGAAGGDA